From Marinitoga sp. 38H-ov:
TTGTTACATCATGGATTAAAATTCCAACACCTTTTGGAGTACCTTTTACTCTTCAAGTTTTCGGAGTTATATTGACGATATATTTCCTAAAAAAAGATGCTTGGAAGGCTATATTAATTTATGTATTATTAGGAGCTTTGGGATTGCCTGTTTTTGCAGGATTTTCCGGAGGTATTTCTGTAATTTTTGGTCCAACTGGAGGATATATAATAGGATTTTTATTAGCTACATTAGTTGCATTTTTGCCTTTTGAAAATATTATTAATGGATTTTTGGCTATTTTAATTATATATATATTTGGTGTTTCGGGATTAATGATTAATCTTGATCTATCTTTAATAAAAGCAATTAAAATAGGATTTTTACCATTTGTACTATTTGATTCATTAAAAGTAATACTTGGATATTATACATATAAACTTACCCAAAAATATGAGTTTAATATACTAAAAAACTAGGTCTGCAAATACAGGCCTAGTTTTTTTAGTATATTGAGTTATAAAAAAGGAGGTGCTTAAAGCACCTCAAATAAAAAATCCTCTTCCTGTATAAAAATCCATATGTATTATGGATTTATTTATGTTTACGGCATATGCTTGTAAAATTCCTGTTAAAGCAACTATTGGCGGAGTGATACCATTAATAGTATTTGAATAATTATTTCTTAAAATATATTTTTCTAAATCAAAATTTTTAAATATAATACCAGTTTGGCCTTCAACACCAGCATTGATAACGTTTTTTCCTTTTCTTAAAGCATAATCTGTTATTAAATATCTACTATCAATATCATCTACACAAATAAAAATATTATCGTAATCATCTAAAATATCAATATTTTTTTCATCTATTTTAGTAACTATGCTTTTTATGCAATATCTTAATTTTTTTTCTAAAGTCTTAGATTTATATTTTCCAATATCATTTTTATTAAATAAAAACTGTCTTGCTAAGTTAGTATGGTCTACAATATCATCATCAATTACAATAAAAGATACTTTATTTTTATTAAGAACATACGAAACAGGATTACCTAAACCTCCAGCTCCAACAACAGCACATTTTTTTATTTTTATTTTTTTATTTAAAGGAATAGGTATTTTTATTGAATTTACTCCAAATAGATATTCTGAAATAACTAATTGAGCAATTAATGCTCCTGCTAAATCTTCAGGTATATTTTGTTCTCCTTGAAAATTATCAACTAATTTAATGTTTTTATATAATTTAATATCTTTTATTTTCCCGTTTTTATTAATATTTACGCCACAATTTTTTAAAATTTTATTTGCTAAAGGGTTTTTGGTATATACAGTATAATTAATTAATTTTTTTGTATTTTCTAAACCAATACATTTTATTTGTCGATCAAAAAAAATAGTATCAATCAGATAAAACCACATCCTTTACTTTTTCTATAACTTCTTGAGGATTTCTTCCAAAAACTCTTATCATAGCTTCTTTTCCATAAAAGCCATCATCCCATACAAAATCTATAGGTTCTTTTGTAATATCATATATATTTGATAATCCATAAGGGATGGAATGGCCTTCTTTGGTTTGAATTTCAACAGGTTCTTGATTTCTATCTAAATAAAATGTTTTGTAACCTTTTTCTTTTGCTTTTTCTATATATTTTTTTTCATATTTTATATTCATTGCAGATCTTATCCAGGGAAAATATTTCATTGTAGCGATAACAGCTCTAGCCATATGGCTTTTACCAAAAAAACCAGGTTCATGTATAAAATTTACTTCATCGCCTAATTTATGTATTCTTCCTGGGAATTTTCCTACTTCAAATTCATTTTGTGCATTTGGTAAAGCAAAAACAATATTTTGTCCAACTTCAGGAATGGTATATTTCCCTAATTCTATAATTTTATTTTTTACATGCCATAATTCCTCTAATATATAACTCTTATGAAAATTATATGCTAAAGTTTCAGTTTCTAAATGTTCTTTGGATATATTAACTAAATTATCCATATAATATAATGAAGATTTTATAGATTCTTCAACAGTGTAATTCATGTAAATATGAGCAGAAATTAATGATGAAAATACGCATCCAGTACCATGTATATCTTTATCATACTTTTTAGAATAAAATTTATTGTTATTATATAAAACTTCAATATTATCTAAATTTTTATGACCACCAGTAATAATTACATTTTTTTCTATTTTTGTTAATTCATATTCTTTTGAATTCATTATTACTAAATCTGCATATTTAGCTCCTTCAATTACTTCTTCAGGAGATATCGCTTCATAGCCAGATGATGTTTTT
This genomic window contains:
- a CDS encoding biotin transporter BioY encodes the protein MKNKVSLLGLFTAFLIVTSWIKIPTPFGVPFTLQVFGVILTIYFLKKDAWKAILIYVLLGALGLPVFAGFSGGISVIFGPTGGYIIGFLLATLVAFLPFENIINGFLAILIIYIFGVSGLMINLDLSLIKAIKIGFLPFVLFDSLKVILGYYTYKLTQKYEFNILKN
- a CDS encoding ThiF family adenylyltransferase, producing the protein MWFYLIDTIFFDRQIKCIGLENTKKLINYTVYTKNPLANKILKNCGVNINKNGKIKDIKLYKNIKLVDNFQGEQNIPEDLAGALIAQLVISEYLFGVNSIKIPIPLNKKIKIKKCAVVGAGGLGNPVSYVLNKNKVSFIVIDDDIVDHTNLARQFLFNKNDIGKYKSKTLEKKLRYCIKSIVTKIDEKNIDILDDYDNIFICVDDIDSRYLITDYALRKGKNVINAGVEGQTGIIFKNFDLEKYILRNNYSNTINGITPPIVALTGILQAYAVNINKSIIHMDFYTGRGFFI
- a CDS encoding thiamine-phosphate synthase family protein; the protein is MLIFSGFDPSGGAGILQDITIMKLFKINPKAIISAYTIQNENICKNIEFRDNFEEFKLFDNFSTIKVGMANAKQLKLLRNKYNNAKIIWNPVIKTSSGYEAISPEEVIEGAKYADLVIMNSKEYELTKIEKNVIITGGHKNLDNIEVLYNNNKFYSKKYDKDIHGTGCVFSSLISAHIYMNYTVEESIKSSLYYMDNLVNISKEHLETETLAYNFHKSYILEELWHVKNKIIELGKYTIPEVGQNIVFALPNAQNEFEVGKFPGRIHKLGDEVNFIHEPGFFGKSHMARAVIATMKYFPWIRSAMNIKYEKKYIEKAKEKGYKTFYLDRNQEPVEIQTKEGHSIPYGLSNIYDITKEPIDFVWDDGFYGKEAMIRVFGRNPQEVIEKVKDVVLSD